Below is a genomic region from Citrobacter europaeus.
TTGTACTCATACACCTTCAGTCCGCGTTCATCCATACAGAAATCCATACGCCCCGTAATCATATGATGCCGACGACGCTGCCAGGAAAGGCGCAGGCGCGGCCAAAGGATTTTCGGGATGTCAAACAGCGCCAGCAGGTTATCGTCTTTCAGCACCTTGTCGGTCGCGTGCAGATACATCAGGTGCAGTTCGTTGGTGGCTTTGATCAGTTCTTGTTCGGCACTCTCGGTAATAGTGAAGTACTGATGCGGATCCTGATTAATAACGTGGCCGTTCGCCAGCACGTAGGCTTTTTGCAGCGGATCCTGCTCATCCAGCCATTTACCGTCAAACTGCCCGTTATCTTCCAGTCGGGCGCCGCCAATTTTCAGCGAGTCATTGGCGATCTCCGGCTGCGGCAAACTGTCTCGGGTATCATCGGTCTGGATCATCCAACCAAGAATGGTGGTGTCGTCAAAGGTATCACGCAGGGTGTAACACCCGTTTTCAACCACCATCTCCAGTTCGCGGGTCCACTGCTGTCCGGGAGGAAGCGGCGTATGGAGCACGTTCTGTTCGGCAATACGAATTTTGTTTTGCAGCAACTGGGTGACGACCGCCACATGCCCGGTATCTTTAAATTCACCGCCTTTTTGCCAGATAAGCAGAGCGCCTGCTACCGGCGCGCGGGGCGAACCATTCGGAAATGCCTGTAACGGCAGGATATTGTCATTCACCACTTCGCGCAGGAAGCGTAAGGAGAAGATCTCCCAGGCCATGCCCACATCGGTGAAGACCACGCCATAGTTAAGGAAGAGAAAACGGCGTGCGAACTCTACGCACTGCCATTTGTGGCCCATGTATTCATCGTCGATATAGCTGCGAAATGCCGCATCATCGTCGTAGTCCCGTGGGTCGAGGGAGCTGTAATCTGAAGAGTAGATTGCTACGCCGCCTGGGGCGTAGCCCAATAATGTCCCGAATGGGGCATCCTGACTGGTCGTTCCTTTGCTCATGCACCTTACCTCAAAACAATACAGCCTGAGCAGGTTGGCGTGAATTTTTCGCTCTGATTACCTGCTCTGCGACACTAACCGGACAGAGGTCGATATCATCATACACCTCAACGCAGCGACTGGCGCTCAGAGGCGAAAAATTCACAGCAGGAACTACGCTTTTGTCAGGGTGACCGGTACGCTTTTATACGCCGGAGTCAAACTTTGTGTGTCTACCGCTTCCAGCGAAAGCAGGACATTCGCTTCAGGCAGATAAGCGCCTATTGAGCCCGCCGCCATGTTGTAAATCACTACTGTTAAGCCGTACATGATGCGATCCGCGCAGGGCTGGCCGTTGTCGTCCAGCGCCTGAATATTGACCACATCGCCCTGGTCCAGGCCACGGCTCGCCGCCTCTTCGGCGCTTAAAAACACCACATCCCGACGACCGGCAATGCCACGATAGCGGTCGTTCATACCATAAATAGTGGTGTTGTACTGATCGTGACTACGCAGCGTCGCCAGAACCAATGCATCGGCAGGCTGATTTTCCCGCTCAACCGCCCGCTGATAGCTGACGATAAAGTTGGCTTTACCATTCGCCGTTCGCCATTCACGGCGCGAAGCGGGCGTATCCATTCGAAATCCTCCCGGCTCGGCAATACGTGCGTTGTAGTTGTGGAATGCGGGGATCACGGTTTCAATGGCGTCACGGATCAACGTGTAATCTCCGGTTAACGCTTCCCAGTTTACCGGCGAAAGCGGCAGCGTGGCGCGCGCCATGCCTGCCACAATCGCGGGCTCCGATTTTAACCAGCGGGAAGCCGGTTTCAGCGCGCCGCAGGAAGCGTGGACCATCGACATCGAATCTTCGACGGTGACTGACTGAATCCCCGTCGCCTGCATATCGCGCTCCGTTCGCCCTAATGCAGGCAGCAGGTAGTTATGTTTGGCCAGCAGCAAATGCGATCTGTTCAGCTTGGTCGCCACATGGACCTGCAGATCCAGATGTTTCATCGCCGCAAAGGTACGCTGCGGCTGCGGCATCGCCACCGCCAAATTGCCGCCCATGCAGATAAGCGCTTTTGCGTCTCCCCGCTCGATGGCGCGAATACTTTCCACGCTGGAGCGGCCATGTTTGCGCGGAACGCGGATAGAAAAATGCGTCTCAAGGCGTTGCAGGAAATCTTCGGACGCCGCTTCGTTGATCCCCACGGAACGATCGCCCTGCACGTTAGAGTGACCGCGCAACGGGCAGATCCCCGCGCCCGGCTTACCCATATTGCCTTTCAGCAGCAGCAGGTTTACCAGTTGCTGGACGTTCTCAGTGCCGTTTTTATGCTGGGT
It encodes:
- the gss gene encoding bifunctional glutathionylspermidine amidase/synthase — encoded protein: MSKGTTSQDAPFGTLLGYAPGGVAIYSSDYSSLDPRDYDDDAAFRSYIDDEYMGHKWQCVEFARRFLFLNYGVVFTDVGMAWEIFSLRFLREVVNDNILPLQAFPNGSPRAPVAGALLIWQKGGEFKDTGHVAVVTQLLQNKIRIAEQNVLHTPLPPGQQWTRELEMVVENGCYTLRDTFDDTTILGWMIQTDDTRDSLPQPEIANDSLKIGGARLEDNGQFDGKWLDEQDPLQKAYVLANGHVINQDPHQYFTITESAEQELIKATNELHLMYLHATDKVLKDDNLLALFDIPKILWPRLRLSWQRRRHHMITGRMDFCMDERGLKVYEYNADSASCHTEAGLILERWAERGYTGQGHNPAEGLINELAGAWKHSRARPFVHIMQDKDIEENYHAQFMQQALRQAGFDSKILRGLDELRWDDAGQLIDGDGRLVNCVWKTWAWETAIEQVREVSETEYAAVPIRTGHTNQEVRLIDVLLRPEVLVFEPLWTVIPGNKAILPILWQLFPHHRYLLDTDFTVNEELAKTGYAVKPIAGRCGSNIDLVSHQEELLDKTSGKFAEQKNIYQQLWCLPKVAGKYIQVCTFTVGGNYGGTCLRGDESLVIKKESDIEPLIVVKEE
- a CDS encoding FdhF/YdeP family oxidoreductase, with amino-acid sequence MKNGVPGVSGYQGPAGGWGAVKAVTASVFSQKAVARDIIAMFKMNQVKGFDCPGCAWPDPGHRAPMELCENGVKAVSWETTSKKASPEFFSRHPVSTLWHYSDYELENIGRLTHPMKYDASTDTWQSVDWDIAFQEIGERLRSYDSAQQVEFYTSGRTSNEAAFLYQLFAREYGSSNFPDCSNMCHGPTSAGLTPAIGLGKGTVELEDFDHCDLVICIGHNPGTNHPRMLTTLRDVARRGAKIISINPLAERGLERFSFPQSPKEMFTGQATELSNDYYQVKMGGDASLLKGIMKALIEMDEARILLDQQPTLDHAFIEEHTAGYAALYDDLRQHNWAELEQDSGLTRSQMEDLAHSYSKSSATIVCYGLGITQHKNGTENVQQLVNLLLLKGNMGKPGAGICPLRGHSNVQGDRSVGINEAASEDFLQRLETHFSIRVPRKHGRSSVESIRAIERGDAKALICMGGNLAVAMPQPQRTFAAMKHLDLQVHVATKLNRSHLLLAKHNYLLPALGRTERDMQATGIQSVTVEDSMSMVHASCGALKPASRWLKSEPAIVAGMARATLPLSPVNWEALTGDYTLIRDAIETVIPAFHNYNARIAEPGGFRMDTPASRREWRTANGKANFIVSYQRAVERENQPADALVLATLRSHDQYNTTIYGMNDRYRGIAGRRDVVFLSAEEAASRGLDQGDVVNIQALDDNGQPCADRIMYGLTVVIYNMAAGSIGAYLPEANVLLSLEAVDTQSLTPAYKSVPVTLTKA